One genomic region from Lysobacterales bacterium encodes:
- a CDS encoding cytochrome ubiquinol oxidase subunit I yields the protein MDTLDPILLARIQFAANISFHILFPTITIALGWLLLFFKLRWRATGDAKWNAAYRTWVKVFALSFALGVVSGITMSFQFGTNWPGFMERVGNIAGPLLGYEVLTAFFLEAAFLGIMLFGQGRVSDRVHTLATFLVAFGTTLSAFWILVLNSWMQTPVGFEMIDGQAHPTDWAAIVFNPSFPYRLSHMLLASGLTVAFLVAGLSAWRRLRGDASAEVQATLRTGLVLGAVLIPLQILAGDLHGLNTLEHQPAKVAAMEGIWETERGAGLRLFALPDEENRTNHYEIQIPKLASLILTHELDGEVKGLNEFEHHPPVAPVFWSFRVMVGIGMLMLAVSWLGVWQLKRRGEPARWLLRALVGMTFAGWVATLAGWYVTEIGRQPWVVYGVLSTADAASTVPAPLIGISLGLYLSIYAVLLVAYISVLFHLMHKASKGELDSGIGVLPEGQAHEGVRA from the coding sequence ATGGACACCCTCGACCCGATCCTCCTCGCCCGCATCCAGTTTGCGGCCAACATCAGCTTCCACATCCTGTTCCCCACCATCACCATCGCGCTGGGCTGGCTGCTGCTGTTCTTCAAGCTGCGCTGGCGCGCTACGGGTGATGCCAAATGGAACGCGGCCTACCGCACCTGGGTGAAGGTTTTCGCGCTGTCGTTTGCGCTGGGTGTGGTCAGCGGTATCACCATGAGCTTCCAGTTCGGCACCAACTGGCCGGGCTTCATGGAGCGCGTGGGCAACATCGCCGGCCCGCTTCTGGGCTATGAGGTGCTGACCGCATTTTTCCTGGAGGCCGCCTTCCTCGGGATCATGCTGTTTGGCCAGGGCCGCGTGTCGGATCGCGTGCATACGCTGGCCACCTTCCTGGTCGCCTTCGGCACCACGCTGTCGGCGTTCTGGATTCTGGTGCTGAACTCGTGGATGCAGACCCCGGTCGGCTTCGAGATGATCGACGGCCAAGCGCACCCGACCGACTGGGCGGCAATCGTCTTCAACCCCTCGTTTCCGTATCGCCTGAGCCACATGCTGCTGGCCTCGGGCCTGACCGTGGCCTTCCTCGTCGCTGGACTGTCGGCCTGGCGTCGGCTGCGCGGTGATGCCAGCGCCGAAGTGCAGGCCACGCTGCGCACGGGTCTGGTGCTGGGCGCGGTGCTGATCCCGCTGCAGATCCTGGCCGGCGACCTGCACGGTCTGAACACGCTGGAGCACCAGCCGGCCAAGGTCGCGGCGATGGAAGGCATCTGGGAAACCGAGCGCGGCGCGGGTCTGCGGCTGTTCGCCCTGCCCGATGAGGAGAATCGCACCAACCACTACGAGATCCAGATACCCAAGCTCGCCAGCCTGATCCTCACCCATGAGCTCGACGGTGAAGTGAAGGGCCTGAACGAATTCGAGCATCACCCGCCAGTGGCGCCGGTGTTCTGGTCGTTCCGGGTGATGGTGGGCATCGGCATGCTCATGCTGGCGGTGAGCTGGCTGGGCGTCTGGCAGCTGAAGCGCCGCGGCGAACCCGCGCGCTGGCTGCTGCGCGCGCTGGTCGGCATGACCTTCGCGGGCTGGGTGGCGACGCTGGCCGGCTGGTACGTCACCGAGATCGGCCGCCAGCCCTGGGTGGTCTACGGCGTGCTGAGCACGGCGGATGCGGCCTCGACCGTGCCGGCGCCCTTGATCGGCATCAGCCTCGGCCTGTACCTGTCGATCTATGCCGTTCTGCTGGTGGCCTACATCAGCGTGCTGTTCCACCTGATGCACAAGGCCTCGAAGGGCGAGCTGGACAGCGGCATCGGTGTCCTGCCCGAGGGCCAAGCCCACGAAGGAGTGCGCGCATGA